One genomic region from uncultured Subdoligranulum sp. encodes:
- a CDS encoding PrgI family protein produces MAYVPVPKDLTKVKTKVAFNLTKRQLVCFGCGALIGVPLFFLLRGPAGNSVAAMCMMLVMLPFFMLAMYEKHGQPLEKIIGNILKVAVIRPKQRPYRTNNFYAVLERQANLDKEVYDIVRGKDKAAGRTGRAADQTPA; encoded by the coding sequence ATGGCTTATGTACCCGTACCCAAAGACCTGACGAAAGTCAAAACCAAGGTCGCATTCAACTTAACCAAGAGGCAGCTTGTCTGCTTCGGCTGCGGGGCGCTCATCGGCGTGCCGCTTTTCTTTTTGCTCCGGGGTCCTGCTGGCAACAGCGTGGCGGCCATGTGCATGATGCTCGTCATGCTGCCCTTCTTCATGCTGGCGATGTATGAAAAACACGGCCAGCCCCTGGAAAAGATCATCGGCAACATTCTCAAGGTGGCCGTCATCCGGCCCAAGCAGCGTCCCTACCGCACCAACAACTTCTATGCCGTGTTGGAGCGGCAGGCAAATCTCGACAAGGAGGTGTATGACATTGTTCGCGGCAAAGACAAAGCGGCAGGCCGAACCGGCAGAGCCGCAGACCAGACCCCGGCGTAA
- a CDS encoding VirB6/TrbL-like conjugal transfer protein, CD1112 family translates to MDFLLDALTNWLKEMLVGGIMGNLTGMFDNVNRQVADIATQVGQTPQGWNGDIFSMIQNLSNSIMVPIAGVILAIVMTLELIQMITDRNNLHDVDTWMIFKWVFKSAAAILLVTNTWNLVMGVFDMAQSVVAQASGIIGSDASIDISAVMTDMESRLMDMDLGPLFGLWFQSLFIGITMWALYICIFIVIYGRMIEIYLVTSVAPIPMATMMGKEWGGMGQNYLRSLLALGFQAFLIIVCVAIYAVLVQNIATEEDIIMAIWSCVGYTVLLCFTLFKTGSLSKAVFNAH, encoded by the coding sequence ATGGATTTCTTATTGGATGCCCTGACCAACTGGCTCAAAGAAATGCTGGTGGGCGGCATCATGGGAAACTTAACGGGGATGTTCGACAACGTGAACCGGCAGGTCGCGGACATCGCCACGCAGGTGGGCCAGACCCCGCAGGGGTGGAACGGCGATATTTTCAGCATGATCCAGAACCTCTCCAACTCCATCATGGTGCCGATTGCAGGCGTGATCCTGGCCATCGTGATGACGCTGGAGTTGATCCAGATGATAACCGACCGCAACAACCTGCATGACGTGGACACCTGGATGATCTTCAAATGGGTGTTCAAATCCGCTGCTGCGATTTTGCTCGTCACCAACACCTGGAACCTTGTCATGGGTGTGTTCGACATGGCCCAGAGCGTGGTGGCCCAGGCGTCCGGCATCATCGGTTCGGACGCTTCCATCGACATCTCCGCTGTTATGACCGATATGGAGTCCCGGCTGATGGATATGGACCTGGGGCCGTTGTTCGGCCTGTGGTTCCAGTCGCTCTTTATCGGCATTACCATGTGGGCGCTGTATATCTGCATTTTCATCGTCATTTATGGCCGTATGATCGAAATTTACCTTGTCACGTCGGTGGCCCCCATCCCGATGGCGACCATGATGGGCAAGGAATGGGGCGGCATGGGCCAGAACTACCTGCGCAGCCTGCTGGCTCTGGGCTTCCAGGCATTTTTGATTATCGTCTGTGTAGCGATCTACGCCGTACTGGTGCAGAACATCGCCACCGAGGAGGACATCATCATGGCGATCTGGAGCTGTGTGGGCTATACCGTGCTGCTGTGTTTTACGCTGTTCAAGACCGGCAGCCTGTCCAAAGCCGTATTCAACGCACATTGA
- a CDS encoding Maff2 family mobile element protein, with protein sequence MEFFNQAITVLQTLVIALGAGLGVWGVINLLEGYGNDNPGAKSQGMKQLMAGAGVAIVGMVLVPLLSGLFTV encoded by the coding sequence ATGGAATTTTTCAATCAGGCAATCACCGTTCTCCAGACCCTCGTTATCGCCCTCGGTGCCGGTCTCGGCGTGTGGGGCGTCATCAACCTGCTGGAGGGATATGGCAACGACAATCCTGGGGCCAAAAGCCAGGGCATGAAACAGCTCATGGCGGGCGCAGGCGTCGCCATCGTCGGCATGGTGCTGGTGCCCCTGCTGTCCGGCCTGTTCACTGTCTGA